One segment of Chloroflexota bacterium DNA contains the following:
- the metG gene encoding methionine--tRNA ligase: MSKYYLTTAIPYPSGEPHVGHSFEMIAADAVVRFKRLRGVTAYFLGGLDENSQRVSRQAAEAGMDTMAYVDEAAERFQAVWSSVDVEFDDFVRTTEPRHHVTVSEFFARVLAQGDIYEGDYEGWYCVPCEAFYTDDELTDGLCPFHNAKPEWVTERNYFFRMSKYQDAIAAHYEAHPDFVYPDTRRNEMLGIIRQGLRDFSISRASLTWGIPLPNDASQRIYVWFDALINYITGIGFGQNGGETSYNRWWPADAHVIGKDIVRFHALYWPTMLMSAGLPLPRQIVVHGWVDYEGAPMSQTSGHIVRPADVIERHGSDALRYYLLREVPFDRDGDFKWENMGRRYQDDLGNDLGNLVLRTTSMLGRYFDGVVPPAEEPSEVESELQAAAESAWTLAEAHYESWRLHLALGATFDFVSAVNRYIDRTEPWRLARDPAQRERLSTVLGAALEAVRHIAVQIQPAMPRTSTAILGRLGLPPAGPGDWGAGGWTGLPAGHRVPGGAALFPRIEAA; the protein is encoded by the coding sequence GTGTCGAAGTACTACCTCACCACCGCCATTCCCTATCCGAGCGGCGAGCCGCACGTGGGCCACAGCTTCGAGATGATCGCGGCCGACGCCGTGGTCCGCTTCAAGCGGCTGCGCGGCGTGACTGCCTATTTTCTCGGCGGCCTTGACGAAAACAGCCAGCGCGTCAGTCGCCAGGCTGCCGAGGCGGGCATGGACACGATGGCGTACGTCGATGAAGCCGCCGAACGCTTCCAAGCCGTTTGGAGCAGCGTTGACGTGGAATTCGACGACTTTGTCCGCACGACCGAGCCGCGGCATCACGTGACGGTGAGTGAGTTCTTTGCTCGGGTGCTGGCTCAAGGCGACATCTACGAAGGCGACTACGAGGGCTGGTATTGCGTGCCCTGCGAGGCGTTCTACACCGATGATGAATTGACCGATGGGCTGTGTCCGTTCCACAACGCCAAGCCCGAGTGGGTCACCGAGCGAAACTATTTCTTCCGCATGTCCAAGTATCAGGACGCGATTGCCGCCCACTACGAGGCGCACCCGGATTTTGTGTACCCGGACACGCGGCGCAATGAGATGCTCGGCATCATTCGCCAGGGCCTGCGGGATTTCAGCATCTCGCGCGCCTCCCTGACCTGGGGCATCCCGCTTCCCAACGATGCCTCCCAGCGGATCTATGTCTGGTTCGACGCGCTAATCAACTACATCACGGGCATTGGCTTTGGCCAGAACGGCGGCGAGACGTCCTACAACCGGTGGTGGCCGGCCGATGCGCATGTCATTGGCAAGGACATCGTGCGCTTCCACGCGCTCTACTGGCCCACGATGCTCATGTCGGCGGGCCTGCCGCTGCCCCGGCAAATCGTCGTCCACGGATGGGTGGACTACGAAGGCGCACCGATGAGCCAAACCAGCGGCCACATCGTGCGACCGGCCGACGTGATCGAGCGGCACGGATCGGATGCCTTGCGCTACTACCTGCTGCGCGAGGTGCCCTTCGATCGGGACGGCGACTTCAAGTGGGAGAACATGGGCCGCCGCTATCAAGACGACCTGGGCAACGACCTTGGCAATCTGGTGCTGCGCACCACGTCCATGCTCGGTCGCTATTTCGATGGCGTCGTCCCGCCGGCGGAAGAGCCGTCAGAAGTGGAAAGCGAGCTGCAAGCCGCGGCCGAATCCGCTTGGACGCTGGCCGAAGCGCACTACGAGTCCTGGCGGCTTCACCTGGCCCTGGGCGCCACGTTCGACTTCGTGAGCGCGGTGAATCGATATATCGACCGCACCGAGCCGTGGCGCCTGGCCCGGGACCCGGCGCAGCGCGAGCGTCTGTCAACCGTGTTGGGCGCTGCCCTGGAGGCGGTGCGCCACATCGCCGTCCAAATCCAGCCGGCCATGCCGCGGACGTCCACCGCCATCCTCGGCCGCTTGGGCCTGCCGCCTGCCGGCCCCGGCGACTGGGGCGCGGGCGGCTGGACCGGCTTGCCGGCGGGACACCGGGTACCGGGCGGCGCGGCGCTGTTTCCACGCATCGAGGCCGCATAG
- a CDS encoding TatD family hydrolase: protein MATLFDTHAHLGDHVFADELPALHARAVAAGVGEVLVVANDLESSRRAIELSERYDGWLASVGVHPHECGNWDRRAARELRTLAAHPKVRAIGETGLDHYREFQPRDVQARAFADHCALAVELGLPVVVHSRQSLDAVAEVLEGAPGITGVMHSYAGDARQAREFTDLGLHISLSGIVTFRREYELRDAAAEIPLERLLLETDAPYLSPEPLRGRRNEPAHLPHTAAVVAAAVGMSVRSLAERTTRNARAVFGAPAARA from the coding sequence ATAGCCACGCTCTTCGACACCCACGCGCATCTGGGGGACCACGTCTTCGCCGACGAATTGCCGGCGCTCCACGCCCGCGCGGTCGCGGCCGGCGTCGGTGAGGTGCTGGTGGTGGCCAATGACCTCGAGTCGAGCCGCCGGGCCATCGAGCTTTCCGAGCGCTATGACGGGTGGTTGGCGTCCGTAGGCGTCCATCCGCACGAGTGCGGCAACTGGGATCGCCGCGCGGCGCGCGAATTGCGCACGCTGGCCGCCCACCCGAAGGTCCGCGCCATCGGCGAAACCGGGCTCGATCACTACCGCGAGTTCCAACCGCGCGACGTCCAAGCGCGCGCATTTGCGGACCATTGCGCGCTGGCCGTCGAGCTTGGCTTGCCGGTGGTCGTGCACTCGCGCCAGTCGCTGGACGCCGTGGCCGAGGTGCTGGAAGGAGCGCCGGGTATTACGGGCGTGATGCACAGCTACGCGGGTGACGCCAGGCAGGCCCGCGAGTTCACCGATCTCGGGCTTCACATCTCGCTTTCGGGCATCGTTACGTTTCGTCGCGAGTACGAGCTGCGCGACGCGGCAGCCGAGATTCCGCTCGAGCGGCTGCTGCTCGAAACGGACGCACCCTATCTGTCCCCGGAGCCGCTCAGAGGCCGGCGCAACGAACCGGCGCACCTGCCGCATACGGCGGCGGTAGTGGCGGCGGCGGTGGGAATGTCGGTACGCTCACTGGCCGAGAGAACCACCCGGAATGCGCGCGCCGTCTTCGGTGCCCCCGCCGCCCGTGCCTGA
- a CDS encoding polyprenyl synthetase family protein, translating into MPDHQSAADADHHATSLVAPQLAEVEDVLRGCTRVPEIPLLEEVLGAVLLAPGKRLRPALALHVAQIVGGRPEAVAKLAAATEVLHSATLVHDDIVDSSPERRGQPAVHVMWSQKIAVLAGDYLFATAADLVAQLDQPVIVRLFAATIHDMSTSEFVTPSYDDDGDRAREQYLRKIGHKTASLFALACEAAAVLGDVPADEREAFRDLGWSLGMAFQITDDILDISGLVAETGKPVGTDLRAGLVTLPVILYLGDREGDDDPVRAVLTGKATDDADVMQALDAIKSSGAVEEAAVVAGRYAAQARAALDRVRPSPSRESFAAFIHQATERTR; encoded by the coding sequence GTGCCTGACCATCAATCGGCGGCCGACGCTGACCACCACGCGACCAGCCTGGTTGCGCCGCAGCTTGCCGAGGTGGAGGACGTTCTGCGCGGCTGCACGCGCGTTCCCGAGATTCCCCTGCTCGAGGAAGTCCTCGGCGCGGTGTTGCTGGCGCCGGGCAAGCGCCTGCGACCGGCCCTGGCGCTCCACGTCGCCCAGATCGTCGGTGGGCGCCCGGAAGCCGTAGCCAAGCTGGCGGCCGCCACGGAGGTGTTGCATTCGGCCACGCTGGTGCACGACGACATCGTCGACAGCTCGCCCGAGCGTCGCGGGCAGCCCGCCGTGCACGTCATGTGGTCGCAAAAGATTGCCGTGCTGGCCGGCGACTATCTGTTTGCGACCGCCGCCGACCTGGTCGCGCAGCTCGATCAGCCGGTGATCGTGCGCTTGTTCGCGGCCACCATCCACGACATGTCCACGAGTGAGTTTGTGACGCCGAGCTACGACGACGACGGCGATCGGGCGCGCGAGCAATACCTGAGGAAGATCGGGCACAAGACGGCTTCGCTGTTCGCGCTGGCCTGCGAAGCCGCCGCCGTGCTGGGCGATGTCCCAGCGGATGAGCGAGAGGCCTTCCGCGACTTGGGCTGGAGCCTCGGTATGGCCTTTCAGATCACGGACGACATCCTGGACATCAGCGGCTTGGTGGCCGAAACCGGCAAGCCGGTCGGAACCGATCTGCGCGCCGGGCTGGTCACGCTTCCGGTGATTCTGTACCTCGGCGACCGGGAAGGCGACGACGATCCCGTGCGCGCCGTGCTCACGGGAAAGGCGACGGATGACGCCGACGTCATGCAGGCGCTGGACGCGATCAAATCGTCGGGCGCGGTTGAGGAAGCGGCCGTGGTCGCGGGGCGCTACGCGGCGCAGGCCCGCGCAGCCCTGGACCGCGTGCGCCCATCCCCGTCGCGCGAGTCCTTTGCGGCCTTCATCCACCAAGCGACCGAGCGCACCCGCTAG
- a CDS encoding ubiquinone/menaquinone biosynthesis methyltransferase gives MAKSPWVRPMFDAIAPRYDLLNRLMSFGMDRGWRRHAVDQALDGRPSTILDAGAGTFDLSLEAWRRSADAPRIVALDFAAEMLAHGMIRARSAGAGVSALQGDALRLPLASGSVDAVVSAFLPRNLDSLPRAWSSFARVLRPGGVMVILEMTPVRTPVFRHLFRLYFHRWIPWVGRRISGHGAAYTWLPESVDDFPTAQELVHQIEAAGFVDVRFRKHALGTVAVHVARRP, from the coding sequence ATGGCCAAATCGCCGTGGGTGCGTCCCATGTTCGACGCGATCGCGCCCCGCTACGACCTGCTCAACCGTCTGATGAGCTTCGGGATGGACCGCGGCTGGCGACGCCACGCCGTGGATCAGGCGCTTGACGGTCGGCCGTCGACCATTCTCGATGCCGGCGCCGGAACGTTCGACCTCTCGCTGGAAGCATGGCGCCGCTCGGCCGACGCGCCCCGGATCGTCGCGCTAGATTTCGCCGCCGAAATGCTGGCCCACGGGATGATTCGCGCGCGGAGTGCTGGCGCTGGTGTCTCTGCCCTGCAGGGCGACGCGCTGCGCCTGCCCCTGGCTTCCGGCTCCGTCGATGCGGTCGTTAGCGCCTTCCTGCCGCGCAATCTGGACAGCCTGCCACGAGCCTGGAGCAGCTTCGCGCGGGTCTTGCGGCCCGGAGGCGTGATGGTCATCCTCGAAATGACGCCGGTCCGCACGCCGGTGTTCCGGCACCTCTTCCGCTTGTATTTCCATCGGTGGATTCCCTGGGTGGGGCGCCGGATCAGCGGCCACGGGGCGGCCTACACGTGGCTGCCGGAGTCGGTTGACGACTTTCCCACGGCGCAGGAGCTGGTTCACCAGATCGAGGCCGCCGGGTTTGTGGACGTGCGGTTCCGCAAGCACGCCCTGGGCACCGTGGCCGTCCACGTGGCGCGCCGACCATGA
- a CDS encoding peptidoglycan bridge formation glycyltransferase FemA/FemB family protein: MTAAALVESQAAWEAFVAGHPDGGFLQSWHWGELKSRYGWRAIRLGLPGGDGRLEAGVQVLIRTRRVWPGGPRVGLAYVPRGPLAETPDDAAAVARAAIEAGRDHGASFVRIEPPGDLAADALSSCGFRPSGQFVQIPRTAVVDLGRPEPEILAGFKSKMRYNIRLAGRRGVEVAIGAGDADFEAFVELMQVTASREGFAIHHASYYRDVWQTFQPDQGALVIARYQGAPLAALMVVGAGRTAAYVFGGSSNQHRNLMAPHAVQWAAMQWAKGQGFTRYDLWGMADPDDANDAMAGVHRFKLGFNPDLVTYPGAFDLPLQPARAWLLTRAVRLREAIHSARAGRAGPV, from the coding sequence ATGACCGCCGCCGCCTTGGTTGAGTCGCAAGCGGCGTGGGAGGCCTTTGTGGCCGGACATCCCGACGGCGGATTCCTGCAGTCGTGGCACTGGGGGGAGTTGAAGTCGCGGTACGGATGGCGCGCGATCCGGCTGGGCCTGCCAGGCGGCGACGGCAGGCTCGAGGCCGGGGTGCAGGTGCTCATCCGAACCAGGCGAGTTTGGCCGGGCGGGCCGCGCGTGGGACTGGCCTATGTGCCGCGTGGACCCTTGGCCGAGACCCCGGACGACGCTGCGGCGGTGGCGCGTGCGGCCATCGAGGCCGGGAGGGACCACGGCGCCTCCTTCGTCCGCATCGAGCCGCCGGGCGACCTCGCCGCCGATGCTCTGTCCTCCTGTGGATTCCGGCCGTCGGGCCAGTTCGTGCAGATCCCGCGCACCGCTGTGGTCGATCTCGGGCGCCCGGAGCCGGAAATCCTCGCCGGCTTCAAATCCAAGATGCGCTACAACATCCGGCTCGCCGGCCGCCGCGGCGTGGAGGTGGCGATTGGCGCAGGCGACGCCGACTTCGAGGCGTTCGTCGAGCTGATGCAGGTAACCGCTTCACGCGAAGGGTTTGCCATTCACCACGCGTCGTACTACCGCGACGTGTGGCAGACGTTTCAACCCGACCAGGGAGCGCTCGTCATTGCCCGATATCAGGGAGCGCCGCTGGCTGCGCTGATGGTGGTGGGCGCGGGCCGCACCGCCGCCTACGTCTTCGGTGGCTCGTCGAACCAGCATCGCAACCTCATGGCGCCGCACGCGGTGCAGTGGGCGGCCATGCAGTGGGCCAAAGGGCAGGGTTTCACGCGCTATGACCTCTGGGGCATGGCGGACCCCGATGACGCAAACGACGCCATGGCCGGCGTGCACCGGTTCAAGCTCGGATTCAACCCCGACCTGGTGACCTACCCCGGCGCGTTCGATCTGCCGCTGCAGCCTGCGCGGGCGTGGCTGCTCACCCGCGCCGTGCGCCTGCGCGAGGCAATTCACAGCGCGCGCGCCGGCCGGGCGGGTCCGGTATGA